CGGCAGCGGCCGGGTGGCGAGCACGCGCGCCACCCGGAAGGGCTCGAGGCCGGCGTCGAGGCGGTCGAGGGACTCGACGGCCATGCCGAGGTCGCTCATCGTGTCGCCGAGCGCGACGGGGTCGCCGTCGAACGGCGCGAACTCGCGGAGCCAGGAGAGCAGGACCTTCATCGGGCCTCAGAACTGGGAGAGGAAGCGGACGTCGTTGGTGTAGAGCTCGCGGAGGTCGTCGACGCCTTCGCGCGAGGCGGCCAGCCGGTCGATGCCGAACCCGAAGGCGAACCCCGACCACTCCTCGGGGTCGAGGCCGACGGCCCGGAACACGTTCGGGTGGACCATGCCGCACCCGCCGAGCTCCAGCCAGGAGCCGTCGGGGCGCTGGATGTCGAACTCGCCGGACGGCTCGGTGAACGGGAAGTACGACGGGCGCAGGCGCGACGAGAAGTCGCCCCCGAAGTAGGCCTTCGTGAACGCGTCCATCGTCCCGGCCAGGTCGCCGAGCGTGATGTGGCGGTCGACCACCAGCCCCTCGATCTGGTGGAACACGGGCATGTGGGTGGCGTCGGCCGTGTCCCTGCGGAACACCCGGCCTGGGGCGACCACGTACACCGGCGGCGGGGTGGACTCGAGGACCCGGACCTGGACCGGCGAGGTGTGGGTCCGCAGCATCGTGCTCTCGGCCGCGCCGAGCTCGACGAAGAGCGTGTCCTGCATGGCCCTCGCCGGGTGGTCGGGCGGGAAGTTGAGGGCCTCGAAGTTGTACCAGTCGGACTCGACCTCGGGCCCCTCGGCGACCTCGAAGCCCATGCCGACGAACACGTCGATCAGGCGGTCCATGGCCTGGGTGACGAGGTGCAGGTGGCCGCGACCCCGGCGCTGGATGACCTCGGTCAGGTCGAGGCGCTCGGCCTCCAGGCGGGCCCGGCGCTCCTCGGCCTGGAGGGCCGCCCGGCGCTCGGCCACGGCGGCGCCCACGTCGGCCAGGGCGGCGTTGATGGCCTTGCCGTCGGCCGGCCGCTCGTCGGGCGCCAGGGTGGCGAGGCGCTTCTTCAGCGAGTTGAGCCCGGCACCCCGGCCGAGCACCTCGAGCTCGACGGCCCTGAGGTCGTCGAGGGTGGCGGCCTCGGCCACGGCGGCCGCGGCCCGGTCCCGGAGGGCGTCGATCTCGTCGTTCATCGGTGCATCGGTCATCGCGGGTGGACGTCCTCGAACGAGGTGGCGGGCAGGGTAAAGCAGAACGTCGCCCCCTCGCCCGGCTTTGACGAGGCCGTGAGGCGGCCGCCGTGAGCCTCCACCAAGCCGCGGCTGATCCACAAGCCGAGCCCCGTGCCGGTGGGCCGGCCGTG
Above is a window of Acidimicrobiales bacterium DNA encoding:
- the pheS gene encoding phenylalanine--tRNA ligase subunit alpha, with the protein product MTDAPMNDEIDALRDRAAAAVAEAATLDDLRAVELEVLGRGAGLNSLKKRLATLAPDERPADGKAINAALADVGAAVAERRAALQAEERRARLEAERLDLTEVIQRRGRGHLHLVTQAMDRLIDVFVGMGFEVAEGPEVESDWYNFEALNFPPDHPARAMQDTLFVELGAAESTMLRTHTSPVQVRVLESTPPPVYVVAPGRVFRRDTADATHMPVFHQIEGLVVDRHITLGDLAGTMDAFTKAYFGGDFSSRLRPSYFPFTEPSGEFDIQRPDGSWLELGGCGMVHPNVFRAVGLDPEEWSGFAFGFGIDRLAASREGVDDLRELYTNDVRFLSQF